In the genome of Ictalurus punctatus breed USDA103 chromosome 3, Coco_2.0, whole genome shotgun sequence, the window TTGTcaaaaaagtcactagatttgttgttgggcgtttttttttttttaaaaagtcactaaaggggtctgaaaagtctctaagttggcaacactggtctgcactgacggCTAGATAAAAGGCGAAAAACCTTTCTGAGCTAATGAGCTCATCTTAGGTGTGGTTTTACCTTTTTTCTTTagaaacaaacgaacaaaaaaacaactcggCCCCTTTGCCACATTTAATTACTTCTGCTCAAAGCTGTTTTATACTTGTGGTGTAgaatcagttatttatttaaaaaaaaaaaaaaaaaagtttcactaAGTCAGCGTTGtcctttttcttcctctgaTCAAAGCTCCCTTTCTCGATATCTGCCCTCCTTTCCTGCAGCCTTGTCCTAACTCGACACTTGATATCGAGCCTCAAGATTGTACACTGACAAAAGCAGTTTCTCTGCAGAAAAACACAGGATTCTTCTAACTCGGTACACACAAAGGATATAGTTTGATCAGAATGTAGTTTTTGATTATACTTCTAGTTATTGATTATGCTTCTAGCATGCATATCGATTATGCTTTGTTAACTcattgattattagattatacatatagatatatTCTATAGTAACGGATACGAATAGAAACAGCACTGTTAGTATTTTATAGCTAGTTGGgcacaggccacacccactttgggtATTAATCTGAATATAAAAACGGATACTTGGAGCTCTAAACAGATTCAGATAGTGTTATTTCCTTACATTCGAACACTGCGTACTCAAATATTCTGTTTCGCAAGCCAAACCTTTAGCTATTACTAGATACGTCAGTGGTACGTTTGACCACTAAACATGGCTTGTAACCTCGTACTTTCTCCATCTTGCTCCTATAAGATCTTATAATACTCTTTTTCACACCAAATCTTTTCAGCAAACTTTCTACCCCAATAAACCAGGGTGTAGCAGATCAAAAACGGATGATTTACACAACAATAGTGTACACCCTGCTCTGATCCACCTGCTTCTGCCCATAATGGGGCTGATAATGAGTACATAACATAATTATCACATAATTGTCATGATTACTATAGCTGTGTGTGGGAGGACAGAACATGGCAGCATGCAGAGTTCAGGGAAGCTCTCAGACTGAAGATGATGGTGTCTTTGTCATGTAGTAggttttattaataataaagagaggaaataatttattaatccttaatactattactattgTTGATATACATTGCATTATACTAAAGTGCTTTTGAATTCCCAGATctgatgtgtgtaattgttgttatgaagttttctgtcaggagtagtttaatttaattaactttTCTGGAAGGAGCCTTCAGTGTCAGAGCGTTCTATCAGTCGGAGTAAAAGCTATGACtaagttttccaacatgtcCTCAATACATAAGAGATTTGCGGTTTCTTGATAACatgaaaatgtgaaattttatttatttatttttttgccttattagCGTCAAGAGAGGTTGGCGAGGGAAGGACTGTAGCATAAACGATCTCACGAACGAGCTTGTTTTTGCGGATTTTCCAGGACCTCAGATGCAAGGGGCGTAAAGATAGACTCCGGTCGCGATTCCCTTCGCAGTATTGGCTTCGTGTGTTCGATCCGGTTCCATTTTCacaatgttttgaacaaaatgtaaatgatgtTGAATGACACATGATGACTGAAAAGATTCCTTTTTATTTCTGGATCATAAGCAATGCAAAACGATCTGCGTTTTAAAATGATGCaaacagaggtttaatattgtaagtACAGGTTCACCATACCTTAAGAATAtggaaatataaatgtatttaattgaaTAAACGAAGGTTTCTGGGGACTTATCGACCTAAACCCTATGAGCTCCATAGAGCTCCAAAATCGGTTAAAATGACCGTCTTTGGCGTTGTATGAAAACTACTGAAGAGCAACCGTTATAATGCGTTGTGTAaccatataatgtataatgcgTAACTTGCTATTATATAATAGAAATGAAGCACTGttgaacatgctgttatttgaaaataatcatcttcaggGTGGTGGGAATACCTCCGCTTGACCTTTGACTGCATCGCACCGTcgcgtcgttgattattttcctatcacaGCCGACCCTGTATCACGTACTGTATATTAAAGATACAGCTGTGGcgttttttatttactgaaaccTTTGTATTGTTCCAGGAACTCCCTAAACCCAGTGAAGAGAAGATCAAGTATGTGCTGAACCAAAGTGCCTGGACCTCGCAGTCAAACTCTTTCgtctctggtctgctgaggcTTACGGGCAAATCGGAGACCGGGAAGACGGGACTCGTGAACTTGGGCAACACCTGTTACCTGAACAGTATCATTCAGATGCTGTTCATGGCTACAGAGTGAGTTCGCTTTTACTTTACACCGTGTTACAAGTGTTAACGTGTGGAAAAATACATTTCGGGTTCCGTAGTTTCCAGAATAGTCGATCTCGTGTAAAGTTCCCGTGTTGTCTGCAGTTTCAGACGGAACGTATTATCCCTGAACCTGAACGGCTCTAATACGCTGATGAAGAAACTACAGCTTCTCTTTGCTTTCTTGGCGCATACTCAGGTTTGTGGGCTTCCACCTCTTCATCCCTGTAGATTTACCTCTGTTTCTTTAAAaaggtggtggtgttttttttttttttttttttaaatgtgaaaacacATATTTTCATGCACACTCTTGATCGGttttaaattgaaaaataataataattattcctacatttatatagtgctttttttttttccgtagaaactcaaagcgctttacattgtatggggggtgTGGGAAGGGGGGGTCTCCttaaccaccactagtgtgtggCATCCACCtagatgatgtgacggcagccatagtgctccagaacgcccaccacacaccatctGTTAGTGGAGAGGATAGAGTGATGtcgccaattcagagatggggattattatgGGGCCATGATGGAAAAAGGCTATTGGGGGAATTTCACTAGGACACCggggttacacccctactcttttacgatacatgtcctgggatttttaatgaccacagagagtcaggacctcggtttaacgtctcatccgaaagacctTATTCAAAAAATGATCCTTATTGTAAATGGTATTTGCCAGGGATGTATTGTTTTATTGCCACCGTGTACAACGTATGCAGTAGCGTCTTTAGTAAATTGTCTGGAAGATGTGGTAAAGGTGTTTTGTATTAAAGCCTAGCACGTCGGATCCGGACGGAAACTTTTCAGCACACTCGAGTCTCGCCTCCAGTGTTATCGATGCCGCTTTTACCATTTTGATGTACGTCTTTAACAGAATCGGTTAAAATTGAATGtcgttttaatttattactgtattaCTGCAGTAAAACTTAACCATATTTAATAGTCATGTCAAGACTTTAATACGCTGCAGCAGAAATGTCTCTCGTACATATTAGTGGATTTCTtgtgcagggttttttttttaaatagtgtatgcttttagtagtattagtagtatttttattttatttttcatttttatgaataGCCAAAGATGATACTCATATTGCGTTCTAAATGAGCCGATAAAATGCCTGCATTGAATTGAAATGGAATTCCTTCTAAGAAATGAGAGTATACGAGATAAATGCAGATTTAATAATCATAGACGTTGGTGAAAGGTCTCTTATGCTGGGACATTTTgttaaacacattcacacagaatGAAATTATGCGTATGATGTATTAAGTTGCTATTGTCGTAGGCAGATGCAAGGGTAATACACGTCCTTTTTCCTTTGTTAATGAACAGACAGATCATCTGCCTGACATGGGATGTACTttaattgttcatttaaaagcCCTTGTATATAAAGTGTCCCATAAACtgaaatgtctgtttttattagcCAATCAAAGCGACGCTGGACGACCATTACTAATAAAGTTACTAATAAATGCTTGTTATTTTCACTGTTTTAATGAAATTGTTTCTACCCCAGCGAGCGGCGTATGCACCGAGGAGCTTTCTCGAAGCGTCTCGGCCACCCTGGTTCACGGTGGGCTCCCAGCAGGACTGTAGTGAATACCTCCGCTTTCTTTTAGACAGGTACGTCTAATGCGTTTTTTTGCATGACATATGTTGTCCTGAGTATATACCTTTCTTTCGATACTATGAGTATCTACTGTATGTTAATATCTCGATCGCAATATTAGCCTTTGTAATCCTGATCTGTTGGAAGCTTTTAATAAGGCAAATGAGCAATAATAAACGTCAGGTTCTTGGCGTATTTTCATACATCGTATGAAAGCTTAAATCGTGATGCATGAGAGGTTCACCagtttagattttttaaatgttttttttgtgtgttgtttttctctgtTCTCTAGAATACTCCAGTATCTAGTTTCATAGTTTCTGAAATCTGTTGATGTATGGATGCTTGTATTATTCacttgttttgtgttattaagGCTACACGAGGAGGAAAAGACTCTCCGAGCTCTCCAGACTGCCAAACCTAAGACCGTGTCCTCTGACGTTGAGGGTACCGATGATGCGAAAGCTCAGAATGTGACCAGCACCCCGTCTCATTCTCAGACTACACCGGTGGACACTGAAGGTGATGGACAGACTCTGGTGGAGCGGATGTTCGGCGGGCGGCTCTCCACGGGCATCCGCTGCCTACAGTGCCATAGTCTTTCTGAGAAAGAGGAACCGTTTACTGATCTTTCTCTGGCTTTTTGCCCGTCCGGCATTATGGGCTCCTCGACCGCGCAGTTCCACCAGGGGGCAGTAAACGGCGGCAGTGAGATCTCTGAAGGCACTGTAAAGGATGAGCGGAGCGAGGAGAGACCCAAGACGGAGGCAGTGCTGTCCCTGTCAGATCTGCTCGAGTATTTCCTGGCCCCGGAGATCCTGGAGGAGGAGAATTGTTACTTTTGTGAACGCTGCGGCTCGCTTCAGCGGGCGGAAAGGGCCATACACGTGGTGACTGCCCCCGAGTACCTCATCCTCACTCTTTTACGCTTCTCATATGATGCGACATGCCACGTGCGGCGCAAAATTCTGGACAACGTAGGCATCCCGCTGCACATGCACCTGCCCATCCACCAGCACAGcacttcctcatcatcatcatcatcatcaccatcaccatcatcatcgtcgcCATCGGTGCAAATGGACTCCCCAGAGAATGGCGAGAACTTAGCCAAGAAGCTAAAACCTTCTcataaagagaaagaggaggaagacGAAGACTTAACGGACAGCGGGAGAAGGGACTGGGGTTCAGGGGTGCGGTGTGTACCTTACGTCCTGTGTTCGGTCGTGATGCATTCTGGGATGTCCTCAGAGAGCGGCCACTACTACTCGTACGGCAGGAACGTGAGCGTTGCGTCAGCCAGTCCCTCTTTTAAGAGTCCGGAATCAGATTCCGGGGTCGGCCTTTCAGAGGGCTCGACAGCTTCGCAGGAAGTTCTGGAGTGTGCAGGGCAAGACTCCAGGGACTGGTTCCTGTTCAACGACAGCCGAGTGACCTTTACTAACTTCCAGTCCGTGCAGAACATAACGAGCCGCTTCCCCAAGGACACGGCCTACGTGCTGATttacaggaaacaggaagaagTTGGAGGACAGGCTGGGGGTTCAAGAGCTACCGTTAATGGCTCGAGGTTCAGTGGGGAGCCACCTCTTCAAAAAGATCTAATGGATGCCATCACCAAAGACAACAAACTCTTCTTACAGGTGAGAGGATTCTTTAGGACACAGTAGAAAACGCTCTTTTAACAGTGGCAAAAAAAGTGGCCAGAGTGTGGTGTGATTGAGCTGTCAACACGCTGGTTACGTTCATACATACCTACCACTAGAGGGAGGTACTGGGGATTTGTTCTGATTTGTTCTAAAACCTTTCGAAGCTGTCGTTATTCCCTGCTGCGTCACATTTCAGCAGTGTttggtaagttactcaaaaaaaaaaaaacaaacgagattttacttttaaaattgtaatctgattacattactgattactgcatgtaaaaagtaatcagattactaattactttactttcacgttactttcaaaagctatcaaacctacaaaaatacaacgtcaatgtatgacatgatcagaaaaaatTGGATTTATCATAATACATGTCTCGGGTGtcgtcactgtttgtaggattaccagaccgataaaatctaaaacttttCTATCTAGGccagtttggtgtcgctagccaaggggaggcagatctaagctatcactgtatgggtttagctgctacagtgccatgcaaaataCATGGTCTTTCCTTATGcactgctcatatcatgttcacgtaaactggaactcatatagacgtTTACACACCTCGTTTTCCTGCTCAGAATGCGAGGATgctagtgtttcagtttcaacccctttactaattttccctcacactgacCGTGAGCTAGcttttggcagaattgagagactgtcagccaataagacacgagtatttccacgtattttcctgtaaaccctgtctgatcggtctcgcctccgttcactgaagatataaaattacaacacggccgtcttcttttactgtcgttcagttacgtagtgacaaaccgctccaagtggaggaTTATTCAGGGCtgaagaaaaaatcttcagggatACAGCCCCCAATGCCCGGACCAGGTTACACCCCTGGCAACCGCACAAAACATGATTTCTTCTCAAAATGCAATTTAATTAATATTGTTTCCTTAACAATAAATTCGTAATgtcattttattgacatcagtaactgtaatcaaattacatcaaTTTAAAATGCAATGCATTACACTACTGTGTtctcagaaaaagtcattagattacagtaacgcgTTACACCCAACTCCGCATTTCCGTGCTCTCGGCACGTAAAAAGAGTGAACTGGCAGGTTTGATTCTGTTACTTGCTTACATTATACACTGTGTAATAAATGTGCAGTCTTGGCGTGCCTGTGAGATTTACTTTACTTCATCTTTTATGTTGACATTGTCCTGCATGACGATGACGACCAAGCTTGCCAAAATCCCACCATTTTATAAAAACCAATGAGCTTGAGTGTTTGTATGATTTCTTGTAGACAGTAAGGCTTGTGAGGTAACAATATCCTGGCATTACTGGTTGATTTGCAAATTGATctttaaatctgattggtctgatCTTCCAGCTGTACACCCTGTCAGCAGTTTATTAAGTACACCTAGTTTAAGCCTACCATATGGGTGCACTTTGTAAATATGCAATTACTGACAACTGTGAAACACcatacatatctatctatctatctgtctgtcatcTATCGTGGAGAAAGACAGCTGAATTTTGGACAGATTATGGTTCTGTATACATTCTCTAACTGTCTTGTGAGGATATTGTcatttaaatataactatatatgatgtcattctttgataaataaaaacctgatcTTTGGCAAACTGAGGTGATGTAAGAGGAACACGACACTTTGTGGTGgtctgttaaaggaaaataatctactcCAGGGTGGTAACTACATCCCACCTCTGTTTTTATAAAAGCACACCCcactgtgttgtttttcttgcttAGTACCTTACAGTCATGCCTTGGTAAGCCTTTAACCATGTgtgtctgttgttgtttttttttctttctttcaggaGCAGGAGCTTAACGCCAGGGCCCGGGCTCTCCAGGCCTCCTCGGCCTCCTGCTCGTTTCGACCCAACGGCTCGGATGACAACGAGCCCCCGGGAAGCTGTGGGCCCtcgggaggaggaggaggtggaggaggaggtggctTCAGCACTGTCAGCAGACTGGTCTTCTGAGAGTGGTACACTTTCCGACTCGAACAGAACACTGGACTCAAACACTCAACACTGGACCTCCTTCTGTCTGAATCCAACATGCAGAAATTCTCAATAACTCGAAACCACCTCACAAGCTTTCCTTCGCGTACagatcactgtttttttttttttttttttccctttaagccGTCTCACAAAGTGTTCACGAAAGCACTTTCTGGTAACACTTTATTATATCACGTAAAGCGCCTTCGTAACACGTCGCATAAATCCTTTTCTAGAGTAAACGCCGGAGGATTTTTACGAAGCGCTTACGTCTTAGAGATTTTTATCTTGTTTTGGGTACTTGTGTATTTACATGAAAGAGAGAAGGGAGAACAACCTGTAATTATCCCTGCgaattgacattttaaatattatttgtaaAACTCATAATTAATCAGATGGTttttaataacagcacattcataACACGGTGAAATCCCTCGAAGGTGTGCATTAGGGCTTCATAAGTCTTATAAATGCGAATTTGATTAGTTTGAGTGCATTGAAATAATACATTCAGCTGTCAcatttgggtttaaaaaaaacgtaTTGAAATGGTGCTTCATAGTGctttaaaatgcaaatggagCCCCGTCGCTTAAGCGCCAGTGCTCCGGTAATAAGTAGATGCAGTAACTACACACTTTTCAATACGAAAGATGAAAAAACATTATCTAAACCCTCTCGAGCTATAATGATAATTGAGTGCTCTTCtgtcttctttcttttatgTGGAAACGTTTGTTTGTAAAGTCACAGGGTTTTTgcgttacattacattacataaatCCTCAGCTGTtcctttattaaatatttgcGCATTGTTTATGAATGTGCCACGAAggtcccttttttattttttttttaacgggtTGAGACCGATCCATTCATGGTCCTGTAATCGTCAGATGTACCATTTGCCGTCTTATGCGATCCAAACTGATTCTGATTGCATTAACCTCTATAAAGAACTCAGATttgagctatatatatatatatatatatatatatatatatatatatatatatatatatatatatatatatatatatatatatatatatatatatatatatatacttgttttgttttgtttccaacATGTAAGCAGTCACGCTCCACTCAGACTTCGGAGCGTCATACTTGAACGAGTGTTTGTCTACCTGTCCGTCGGGTTTGTGCCCATAAACAGATCACCTGACGTGTTGCAATACATTTACACAGAAGGGTGCAATACTGATTTTGATTCCATTGTGGAATCGAAGCTATACTTTTAAaatagcaggaaaaaaaaatatcactgaaTTATACTGGGataacattaataattaaaacaaaaacaaacaaacaaacaaaaaaaaaacacctgtgtgtgtgtgtgtgtgtgtgtgtgtgtgtgtgtgaagagattGTCTTGCATGCCAAATTTGTTTTGGGGTCAGTTTTCACAATATCCCTGTTTatattgttgggtttttttggctttcagggagatttttttttctctctctctcgccgaTTTTAAACTGATTTTATATGCCTTTGATACACATTTTAAGATTTTACCTGATTACAAAACAAGCCTTGTGTAGCTATGTAGTATTAATagttgatgttttttgtttttttcctcctctaaCAGTAAAGGTTCATTGATTAGCAACGGCTGCTGTATTTAATGTacacatatttaaaatgaatataatgTGTATGGCGCTACTTTTAAAATCCGTATCGGTCGTTTATTAACGAGATAATGG includes:
- the usp38 gene encoding ubiquitin carboxyl-terminal hydrolase 38: MDKILEGLVSSSHPIPVKRAIVKMVVEAAEKEVTQEQCQALYQLTARLILLGEDAFQRQVGLQVQEAYARYHRDEFARFLSKDYVVELLHHGYGPLDRRDPAILDFLHGCLRLLISCPAVLELAPTLQTEVLRMVCERPDAAFCSKLATLLSDFPQCVSRNKAAVPLCQQLVRTFAHFQCPAAEEAELRRYVGQVGCVAALLQGIWKAEPATLLPSLQEVFAIISSTDSSCEPSIALASLVQHIPLQMITVLIKSLTTDQNVKDASMTQALSRMIDWLSWPLANHVDTWVIALLKGLAAVQKFTILIDVTVLKIELVFNRLWYPIVRQGALAVLSHMLLSFQHSPEAFHLVVPHVVPLVQSLQSDGLPTSKAFLLQFSELIHCMMYQYSGFPDLYDNILEVIKELPKPSEEKIKYVLNQSAWTSQSNSFVSGLLRLTGKSETGKTGLVNLGNTCYLNSIIQMLFMATDFRRNVLSLNLNGSNTLMKKLQLLFAFLAHTQRAAYAPRSFLEASRPPWFTVGSQQDCSEYLRFLLDRLHEEEKTLRALQTAKPKTVSSDVEGTDDAKAQNVTSTPSHSQTTPVDTEGDGQTLVERMFGGRLSTGIRCLQCHSLSEKEEPFTDLSLAFCPSGIMGSSTAQFHQGAVNGGSEISEGTVKDERSEERPKTEAVLSLSDLLEYFLAPEILEEENCYFCERCGSLQRAERAIHVVTAPEYLILTLLRFSYDATCHVRRKILDNVGIPLHMHLPIHQHSTSSSSSSSSPSPSSSSPSVQMDSPENGENLAKKLKPSHKEKEEEDEDLTDSGRRDWGSGVRCVPYVLCSVVMHSGMSSESGHYYSYGRNVSVASASPSFKSPESDSGVGLSEGSTASQEVLECAGQDSRDWFLFNDSRVTFTNFQSVQNITSRFPKDTAYVLIYRKQEEVGGQAGGSRATVNGSRFSGEPPLQKDLMDAITKDNKLFLQEQELNARARALQASSASCSFRPNGSDDNEPPGSCGPSGGGGGGGGGGFSTVSRLVF